One genomic region from Heterodontus francisci isolate sHetFra1 unplaced genomic scaffold, sHetFra1.hap1 HAP1_SCAFFOLD_216, whole genome shotgun sequence encodes:
- the LOC137360169 gene encoding deleted in malignant brain tumors 1 protein-like, with the protein MLHSFLTLSLLQLLNCRPGNSQADPSEKVKLRLVNGGSRCAGRVEIHYRGQWGTVWDSYWDLLDAAVVCRELGCGTAVSAPGKAHFGEGSGPVVTDEVECSGTEAALRDCKSYQWDHYSWSHVYDAGVICSGKPEPRLVGGMDRCSGRVEVLHGDQWGTLCDLYFDVEDANVVCEHLQCGTVNSIPGGAHFGKGTGPVWKENYRCLGNETRLWDCPVSSWEQFSFSHERLRNLAVFLKKGGNKERMKGTLRDVVKDRRDEMVKRTMQNKNMLEWAK; encoded by the exons AGAAGGTGAAGCTGAGATTAGTGAATggtggcagtcggtgcgctgggagagtggagattcactacaggggacagtgggggactgtgtggGATTCCTACTGGGACCTGCTGGACgctgctgttgtgtgtcgggagctgggttgcgggaccgcggtctctgcaccgggtaaagctcactttggggaagggtccggacccgttgtgacggATGAAGTAGAGTGCAGCGGGACTGAGGCTGCTCTGCGGGACTGCAAATCAtatcaatgggatcactattcctggTCACACGTCTATGATgctggcgtcatctgctcag ggaaacctgAACCTCGATTGGTTGGTGGGATGGACAGATGCTccggccgggtggaggtgctacatggagaccaatgggggacgctgtgtgacctttactttgatgtggaagacgccaacgtggtctgtgagcacctacagtgtgggacagtaaactcaatcccgggaggagctcactttgggaagggaactggtccagtgtggaaggaaaattacaggtgtctggggaacgagacgcgattgtgggattgtcctgtttcatcctgggaacagtttagcttctcacatgaaa GACTTCGAAATTTAgcagtttttttaaagaaagggggaaacaaggaaagaatgaaaggaacgctccgtgatgtggtgaaagacaggagagatgaaatggtaaAACGGACAATGCAGAACAAAAATATGttggaatgggccaagtaa